TTCCGCCGTGCTCTTGAATTCCCGCAGGGATGGGAGCTGCTGGTCGAAGATGTCTTCGAATATCTGCTGCCCGATTCTGCCGGCCCGGGTTTCCCCCGGGAGAATCGTTTTTTTCGGAAGGCACGTCCGTGCCCGTCATCTTTCTTATTTGCGCCCGGGCAACTGCAATGCGCAGGCTGCGCGGCAGGTGCATGGTGTACAGGGTCTTTTCCTCACCCGCCGCGATGACGGCCCGTTCCAGAATATTGAACAGTTCCCGCACATTGCCCGGCCAGTCGAAGTTCTTGAGCATGGCCACGAAGTCCGAGCCAAAGGTCTTGGACGGCAGGCCGTACTGGTCGCAGAGCCGCGTCACGTGATGCATGGAAAGGGCCTTGATGTCCTCGGTGCGCTGGCGCAGCGGCGGCAGATGGATGCGCATGGTCTTGATGCGGAAGAGCAGGTCCGAACGGAATTCCCCCTGATCGACCCTGTCGTCCAGATCGCGGTTCGTGGCTGCCACGAGTCGGAAGTCGCTGGACTGTTCGCGTGTGTCGCCCACGGGCCGGAACGTGTGCTCCTGAAGCACGCGCAAAAAGGATTTCTGGATGGAGAGCGGCATTTCGCCCACCTCGTCCAGAAACAGGGTGCCGCCGTCCGCCAGCTTGACCAGCCCGATGCGGCGGACTGGGCGCCGGTGAACGCGCCCTTGCGATGGCCGAACAGGGTGGATTCCACCAGACTTTCGGTCAGGGAGGCACAGTCCACTACCACGAAACTGCCACTGTTCCGGTCGCTGTTGTCATGAATGGTCCGGGCGAACAGCTCCTTGCCTGTGCCGGTCTCGCCCGTGATGAGCACATTGGTCTCGGACCGTGCGGCCTGCGCCATGAGCTTGAAGCTGGCCTGCATCACGCTGCTTTCTCCGACCACGAGGGAAAGGTCCAGCCTGTCCGGCCCGGATTTGCCGAGCCTTTCCTCCCGGTATTTCAGAGCGCGGCCCAGTGTCAGGGAAATGTCGCGCACGCTGGACGGTTTGAGCAGATAGTCCCATGCCCCGCCCTCGATGGCGAGCTCCGCGCCGTCCGGGTCGCCCTGTCCCGTGAGGATGATCACTTCCGGGGGTTCGGGCTGGGCCATGATTTCCGGCAGGATGTCCAGCCCGTTGCCGTCGGGCAGGCTCACGTCAAGGAACACCACGTCGACATCCCCCTGCCGGATGCGCTCCAGTCCCTGCGCAAGAGTGTGTGCGGCTTCGCATTCATGGGTGAGCCGGGTAATCAGGCTTTCCATGGTGTCGCAGATGTCGGGATTGTCGTCGATGATCAGTATGTGCGCCATTGCTGCTCCGGTGCTGGACGGTCGAATCCGGTTGGGCCGTCCTTGTGGTCTGGTTTGATTGTCAGCCTGCGGAAATTGTGCAGAGGGGCGGCCGTTGCCGCGGAATTTGATGATGCCGTTCAGCTTTGGACGCACAGCCGACGGAGTTGGCAAAATGCTTCGAGTCCGGTCGTCAGACGCGTTGTTCCGCTTGGGTTTCGGTGATATGAAATCATGTACATGTTTGGCGGTCGGGGCTAGTATTATCGAAACCAGAAACAGATTCGCGAGGTGAACCATGAAGAAGATAGTGGCTGTTTTCGTTGTATGCAGTTTTCTTGCCGTCGGTTTTGGATGCGCCACGAACAAGGCGCAGCAGGGCGCTACCGTAGGCGGTCTCGCAGGGGCGACAATCGGCGCGCTGACCTTCAAGGACAAGATGCTTGGCGCGGCCGTGGGCGCTGGCGTCGGCGTGCTCATGGGGTATATCGTGGGGAACGAATGGGACAAACACGACGAGGCGCAGGTGCAGCAGGCTTTGGAAAGGAATCGTTCCAACCAGGCATCCGCATGGACGAATCCGGATACGGGACACAGCTATACTGCCACGCCCAGCCATCCCTACATGGAA
Above is a window of Pseudodesulfovibrio tunisiensis DNA encoding:
- a CDS encoding glycine zipper domain-containing protein, producing the protein MKKIVAVFVVCSFLAVGFGCATNKAQQGATVGGLAGATIGALTFKDKMLGAAVGAGVGVLMGYIVGNEWDKHDEAQVQQALERNRSNQASAWTNPDTGHSYTATPSHPYMEDHRLYRDIVIKEKGPDGKAVMAKAWRDDNGVWHLKQ